The Palaeococcus ferrophilus DSM 13482 genomic interval GTGAACGTTACAGCCGACCAGCCCCTGGAGACTGCCCTACTGGAGTGGAACGGTCAGAATCTCACGATGCAGAAGGCTTCTGATACCAGCTGGTATTTGAACGTGACCGGTCTGGTGAACGGGCAGTACTCCTTCAGAGTCTGGGGTAATGACTCCCTCGGGAACTGGATTGTCAGTGAAGTGGTAAGCATTACTGTGAAATTGCCTGAGACTCGCAGTGAGTCATCGTATGATGCTTGGATTCTGCTTCCCTACCTGTGGACCACGTGGTTCCTTGATGACCATGCTGAGTTCGTTGAGCTTTATGACAATGCAACAGACTTGGGAATTGACAATGGGACGTTGCAGGAAGTCTTGGAGTTACATGAAAATGCAACGAGTTTGATGTTGGGTGCTTGGAGGGCAGAGAACTTGGAGGAGATTAGGGCAAACCTCTGGAGTTGGAATCATGACTTGTCCAGGGGGTTCCCGCAGCTGTGGAGTATCAGGAAGGCATTTCTAATGGAAAGGGGAGCGTTAGAGGTCCTCAAGAAGGTTCTTGGGGTTTCTTAATTTCTTTTATCTTTGGATAATGATTGTCTTGTGTTTTCTTTTCGTTGTTTTGAATGATTTTTGGGCCCATCCTCAAGACAATGCTTAAATATGATGCATGCATTCAATGTATTGGTGATGTTGATGGTTAAGACCATCACGATATCCGATGACGTTTACAAAGAACTGCTTCGCATCAAGGGCGATAAATCCTTCAGCGAGCTGTTCCGGGAACTTTTGAGGGAGAGGAAGGGTAACGCCGATGCCCTGAGGCACATAGCTGGAATCCTCGATGAGGAAGAGTATAAAGAGGCTAAAAAGCGCATCAAGGAACTTGAGGAGGCGTTCGAGGAATGGGGGCAGTCCTTGATACGAACGTGATTATTGAGGTTGCCAGAAACGAAGAACTGCTCGATAAAGTGCTTAAACTGGACAACACCTTCTACCTAACTTCAATAACTCGCTTTGAACTCCTTGTAGGTCTCCCAAGAAAGGAGGAGCTTATATGGCTGGATTCCCTAATCGAGCTTCCATTTGACAGGAAATCCGCGGAAGTTGCCGCGTACCTCCACAAAAAGCTGAGAGAAAAGGGAAATCCGATGGGGCTAAGAGACCTGTTCATAGGCGCCGTTTCACTGGCTAACGAGCTTCCTTTGATAACCCTCGACGGAGATTTCGAATTGTTGAGGGAATTTGGCCTCGACGTGAGATTTCTTAAGTGAGCGACTCCCCTACCCATCCAACGGGCTCGACCTCTATGGCAGCGACACCGTACTTTCTCTCCTTCTCCTCCGAATAAAAGCGCCTGTAGACCTTAACCCCCTCCTCAATGCTCTCAACTCCCGGCAGGACGTTCTCAAGCCCTTCCTTCTCGAGCATCTCCCTGAAGGAGGAGTAAACCCTCACGTCCTTCACCACCGTCATCAGCTTGTTCTCGAAGATTATCGTATCACCAGGCCTTATTCCCTGCCTCTTCTCGTCGTAGAGCCTTCCCTCTATCCTCTTCCTTCCCTCGGCTATCGCCTTAAGGTACTCTTCCTGGAGGCCCATTCTCCACGTCGCCATTCTCCCACCTCACAGCAGCCCTCTGATCACAGTGGGTGAAACCCTGAGGAGCTTTGCGAGCAGTTTCGGATGTTTCAGGAGGGCTTTTATGGTTTTCGCGTGCTCGTCAAAGCTGGCCGTGGGTTCTATGACCTCAATCGCCTCCCTGCTTCCGAGAATCTCGAAGAGCTCCTCAATCTTCTCCTGAGGGAACGCCCTGTAAACCCTCCTCGCCCTGAGCCCGAAGGCTATCTCCCTCTTGAGGTCCTTCGTGTACTTTTCGTAGAGCTTGAGCTTCCCCTCGTCGAGGGCCCTCTTGAGCATATGAGCCGCGAAGGCGCCGTAGGCTATCCCTCCCGCTGTGAGGGGCTTGAGCTGCAGAGCCGCGTCCCCTATGAGGGCTATATTACCCTTCACCCACGGCCTCCTGAGGCCGAGGCCAACGCTCCCCGCCTTGAACTCAACCACCCTCGAGGGTTCGAGCCCCCTCATCCTTAGGAAGCGGTAGAGGTGTTCGAGTCTCCCTATCGTGCCGACCCTCGCGAGTCCTTCATCAATGGGAGCCACCCAGAAGAAGAATTCCGGATTCATCTCCCTGTTCACCCACACCTCCACGAAGTCCTTTCTCTCAAAGTCCCCCACGACCTCCATCTCAAACCCTGGGAGAAACTCGGCCTCGCTCTTAGCTCCTATGGCCTTCGCCACCCTGCTGTCAATGCCGTCCGCGCCAACGTACACCCTTGCCTCCACCTCTTCCACGCTTCCAGGCCTCTGAATCACGGCCTTTCCGTTCTTGAAACCCACGAAAGTGGCCCTCATCCAGTACTCTGCGCCCCTCCTTACTGCTCGCTGTGCTAGCTCCTTCTCAAACGTTTTCCTGTCAACCATATATGCCTGGGGCTCTGTCCTCGCTATCTCAAAGCTCCGGATCTTGGAGTAGAACGTGGCCCCTCTGAAGGCGTTTAAAATTGCCCTCTTCGGAAAACCGAGGATTTCGTAGCTTTCGGCTCCTATTATCCCCGTGCAAGCTTTCCCTCCAAAAGAGCCCTTCTTCTCCACCACAAGAATGCGGTATTCCCCCGAGAGCAGGTATGCCAGATAGTTGCCCACGGGCCCGCCGCCGATGATAAGGACATCGTACTCCAATCCCATCCCCCCACATGGATTTTAAACCCTTAAAACATAACCTTTCCGGTGGTTCCATGAAGGTTCTGATTACGGGTTTCGAGCCATTTGGCGGAGAGGAGATAAACCCCTCATGGGAAGCCGTTAAGGTCCTCCCGGAGAAGATAGACGGAGCAACCTTGGTGAAACGCCAGCTCCCCGTGACCTTCAGAGGTGTTAAAGAACTCCTCCCGAAGCTAATCGTCGAGGAGAAGCCGGACGTCGTGATTCTAACAGGTCAAGCCGGCGGAAGGCCCAACATAACCGTCGAGCGCATCGCCATCAACGTTATGGACTCCGCGATAGCTGATAACGAGGGCTACAAGCCCGAGGACGAGCCCGTCTTTGAGGAGGCTCCGGCCGCGTATTTCGCCACCATTCCAGTGAAGGCCATCGTTAAAGCTCTCAGGGAAGCTAAAATCCCTGCTTCCGTCTCTAACACCGCGGGAACCTACGTGTGCAATACCGCGATGTTCACGGCGCTCCACACGATAGCCGTTGCCGGAATGGAAACCCGGGCCGGCTTCATACACGTGCCCTTCATCCACGAGCAGGCCCTCGACAAGCCGAGACCCTCAATGGCTCTGGAGACCATAGCGAGGGCCTTCGAGGTGGTCGTGAGAACTTCCATTGGAGAACAAAAGGGATATTAACCACCTTCACCCATTTTATCCGGTGGTTCGATGGGAGAGCGCGGGATAATCCTCGCATCAATTTTCATCGTCTTTCTCGGCTTCATAACGGCCATAATCAACCGCAGGGAGGATCACATCTATCGAACCCTCGTTGCCATGCTCGGCCTCTCCATCCCCCTCATCCTCCCAAAAAAGCTTCCCAATCCACCTAAGAAGCTCTGGCCTTTCCTTTCGCCCGTTTACGATGAGAAGACGATGGCCCTTCTCGCGATATTCATAGCCGTCCACGTCTCCCTCGTCAACGTCCCCTTCACCCACTACGATCTCTTCCACAGGGACTGGAGGAACGCCGACATGATAAGCCACTTTCTCGGCGGCATGGTCGTCTGGCTCGTCGTTGTGGAGGTGCTCTCGGGGCTGGGGGAGTTTGGAGTAAGGTTCTCGAAGCCTCGCCTCATCCTCTACGGGTTCCTGGTTTTTTATGCACTCTCCATCGGCTGGGAAGTCGCTGAAAAGCTCAGCGAGGGGAGCATAAGCTTCATCCACGAGAGCCTCGCCAACAAGCTCCGCGACCTCCTCATGGACACGCTGGGGGCTTTGCTCGCCCTCTGGATGGTTGAGAAAAGGGGATACCCCTTCAGCCTTGGGGAGAAATAGCGGCCGAAAGCGCATCCTTCAGCGCCCTCATGTACTCTGCCGTCTCCTCCGCGCCCTTCTCCGTTATTTTGACGGCCGTCCTGGGCCTGTCGGCTATGACCTTGTAAACCTTCACGTAGCCTGCCCTCTCGA includes:
- a CDS encoding antitoxin VapB family protein, producing MVKTITISDDVYKELLRIKGDKSFSELFRELLRERKGNADALRHIAGILDEEEYKEAKKRIKELEEAFEEWGQSLIRT
- a CDS encoding type II toxin-antitoxin system VapC family toxin, which codes for MGAVLDTNVIIEVARNEELLDKVLKLDNTFYLTSITRFELLVGLPRKEELIWLDSLIELPFDRKSAEVAAYLHKKLREKGNPMGLRDLFIGAVSLANELPLITLDGDFELLREFGLDVRFLK
- a CDS encoding ASCH domain-containing protein — its product is MATWRMGLQEEYLKAIAEGRKRIEGRLYDEKRQGIRPGDTIIFENKLMTVVKDVRVYSSFREMLEKEGLENVLPGVESIEEGVKVYRRFYSEEKERKYGVAAIEVEPVGWVGESLT
- a CDS encoding geranylgeranyl reductase family protein is translated as MEYDVLIIGGGPVGNYLAYLLSGEYRILVVEKKGSFGGKACTGIIGAESYEILGFPKRAILNAFRGATFYSKIRSFEIARTEPQAYMVDRKTFEKELAQRAVRRGAEYWMRATFVGFKNGKAVIQRPGSVEEVEARVYVGADGIDSRVAKAIGAKSEAEFLPGFEMEVVGDFERKDFVEVWVNREMNPEFFFWVAPIDEGLARVGTIGRLEHLYRFLRMRGLEPSRVVEFKAGSVGLGLRRPWVKGNIALIGDAALQLKPLTAGGIAYGAFAAHMLKRALDEGKLKLYEKYTKDLKREIAFGLRARRVYRAFPQEKIEELFEILGSREAIEVIEPTASFDEHAKTIKALLKHPKLLAKLLRVSPTVIRGLL
- the pcp gene encoding pyroglutamyl-peptidase I, coding for MKVLITGFEPFGGEEINPSWEAVKVLPEKIDGATLVKRQLPVTFRGVKELLPKLIVEEKPDVVILTGQAGGRPNITVERIAINVMDSAIADNEGYKPEDEPVFEEAPAAYFATIPVKAIVKALREAKIPASVSNTAGTYVCNTAMFTALHTIAVAGMETRAGFIHVPFIHEQALDKPRPSMALETIARAFEVVVRTSIGEQKGY